The genomic stretch GGCTACTATAGGAAATTTGTGAGGGGTTATGGATCCATTGCCAAGCCCCTAACAACTTTACTAAGGAAGGGGGGATTCCAATGGACTGAGGAGGCTGAAGAAGCATTCCAGAGGCTTAAGATGGCTATGTGTAGTACACTTGTACTAGCTTTGCCAGATTTCACCAAGACCTTCATCATAGAAACTGATGCATGCTATGGAGGGATAGGAGCTGTGCTTATGCAGGAAAGGAGACCTATTGCCTATTTAAGTCAGAGCTTAGGGGCAAAGAATTTGGGACTATCCATTTATGAGAAGGAACTATTGGCACTAGTCACTGCAGTTACCAAGTGGCGACATTACTTGGAAGGTCATCACTTCATAATCAGGACAGATCACCAGAGCCTCAAGTATTTGCTTGAACAAAGGATCACTACCCCACTTCAACAGAAGTGGCTCACCAAACTGTTGGGATTAAGCTATGAAATTCAGTACAAGAAGGGCAGAGAGAATGTTGTTGCAGATGCACTATCCAGGAGAAGCAGCAAAGAGGAAGGGGAGATAGCAGAAACGACATGTGTCATTCCTGAGTGGGTCAAGGAAGTGGAGGAAAGCTATCAAGGAGATGAAGAAGTTCAGGAGCTGATCAAAAGTCTGGTGCTCACACCAAGTTCCCAGCAGAACTACTCCTATCAAAATGGGATAGTCAAACACAAGGGAAGAGTGGTAGTAGGAAAAGGAGGACAAATCAGGAGGAAAATCATCACTGTCATCCATGATTCACAACTAGGAGGCCACTCTGGGGTACAAGCTAGCTACCTGAGGGCCAAGCAATTCTTCCACTGGCCAGGGATGTATAAGGACGTCAAAGATACAGTGCTGCAGTGTGACACCTGTAGGAGATGCAAGGACGAGCATGTTGCTTACCCTGGTCTCCTGCAACCATTGCCCACACCACAGTACTCCTGGAGTCATGTCACCATGGATTTTATTGAGGGATTGCCTACTTCAGAAAGGAAAGACACAATCATGGTCACAGTGGATAGGTTCACTAAGTATGCTCACTTTACCAGCCTAACTCATCCTTTTGATGCCCCAATAGTGGCCAGAGTCTTCCTGGACCAAGTTTGTAGACTACATGGAATGCCACTAAGCATGCTGTCAGACAGAGATAAGGTATTTACCAGTCAATTCTGGACAGAGTTATTCTCAATAATGGGGACTGAACTATGCTTAAGTACTGCCTACCACCTTCAGACAGATGGGCAATCTGAGAGGGTGAATCAAGTACTTGAAATGTATCTACGATGCATGACACATCAGGAGCCCAAGAGATGGAATGCCTGGCTATCCTTGGCAGAATGGTGGTATAACACCACTTATCACACTGCCATACAGATGAGCCCTTTTGAGGCATTATATGGAATGAAGCCACCTCAGCTAGCTTTAGGTGTATATTCACACTCTAAAGTGGCCACGGTGGCAGATCACTTACAAGAAAGGGAGAGAATCGAAGGATTACTTAAGAAGAACCTGGAGGAAGCCAAAAACAGAATGAAGGTCTATGCTGATAGAAGAAGGACTGAAAGGGAATTTGAGGTTGGAGATTGGGTGTACCTTAGGCTGCAACCTTACAGGCAAAACTCTGTGGAGATGAGAAGCAACACAAAATTGTCAGCAAGGTACTTTGGACCTTATCAAGTCATTCAGAAGATAGGGAAGGTGGCCTACAAACTTCAGCTCCCAGCTTCATCAAGGATACACCCAGTTTTTCATGTTTCCCAGCTAAAAAGGAAGATAGGACAGAAGGTGGTTCCAGTATTACAACTGCCAGACACAAATGAGAAGGGTCACTTCAGGGTAGAGCCAATGGCTGTGCTAGATCGAAGGattgttaagaaaaaaaaatgcagcagcagTCCAGTGGCTAATACAATGGTGGGGAGCCTCGCCTGCAGAAGCAACGTGGGAAGATGCAGAAGAGATAGAACGCAAATTTCCAGAGTTCCAATCTTGAGGTCAAGATTTAATTGCAGGGGGAGCTATTGTCATGAAGTCTAACTGAAGGCGTGAAGACAAAGTAAGGGAAGGCGTGGAAAAGGTAGAAGAAGCAAAGGAAAGCGTGGGTTCCAAACCACGCTTTAGCTAGCAGATGATTCTGCAACAAACTCACAAGAAGATACTGGAACTTGAATAACAAACTTTCAAATGTCTGCAACGACCTCGCAGCCACTTGGTCACGCAAATTAAAAGATATGAAGATTGGTTACCAGCTAGTAGTCTATAAATAGAATAGAATGAATGTAATAGGCAAGCATTTTTTGTGTAATTCCAACAGAGATTGGGGCTGAGCCTCTTTCTGTTTCTTCCCCCCAAAATTTCTTCGTTCTTGCTTATCCCCTTAATCTTTCCCGCCCTTATTTTCTGTATCCATTAATACATTCGATCAGCCATAGTTTTCGGAATCTATTCACAACTTATCTCTGCAATTGATTAGTTACTATCAAGTTGAATTACCCATTCCTGTTATTAATTTAGAGTTCCCACAATAGCTCAGTCTGGTACCATTACATCCTCGTATGTTTAGAACTTAGAAATCCTTTGCACTTCCAAAACGCGCATACCCTGGATGTGGATGGTACAGAATCCCAAAATGCATACATACATTAAGAAACTTCTGCTGTGATTAGAATCACTCTTGTATGAAATATTAATTATTTGATCTTCTGGAGTTTTTgaattatcatcatcatcattatcatTTGTCAAAGCCTTCCCCAAACAAATAagtttcactttttttttttattttattttaatggCCTTCAAGGTTGTGATTTGCGAAGAGATCATCTCTGTTTACACTGCTTTTGAGCTTTAGCtgattttgatttctttctATAATTAACTTTTGCAAAATTTACAACAGATGGGTATGGGCCTATAGAGAATTTGACTCCTAAACCACGCGGTTTAAAATATAAACTCACAATTATTACATCATAGCATGCCAAGACTAGATAATCACTTTAGCTTTAGTTATGGTATCCACTAAAACATGTGCATCAGCACTCCATCCATCCCGCTTTGAATTTACTCTTGCAGACTAGCATACGCATTGCGAGGAAGTCAAACAATTAGCTGTTTGTATGCCCAATCCCAGACCACGATTTTGCACGTATTTTTTTGGTAATAatctacacacacacacacacatttcacacacacacacacatatatatatgtagcaTGTGCGAGGAAGTCAAACAATTAGCCTTAAGATCTGCCGAATCGCAGACCGCGATTTTGGTAATAATCTATACATATACACTATGCATGACTCCGAGAGCCCCAAGTACATCTGAGCAAGAATTTTCAGCTCTGATTTGCTTACTGTGGCACTGGCAAATACTAACCCCCCGATTGAATGTACAATTCTTTACACTGTTCTTGAAGCTCATGAGCATCAAAAGGGCAAGATGTTGATCCATAAAAtagatattattattattattgttgacTCAACATGGTAAAACCTTGCACGTTCATCTCAGATTGATCCTTGAGAAAAATCCGTTATCGCCCACTTGAGAAAAAGACGAATCAGTTTATAAAACATTAATTTTGATTCCCTCGTTTGACAGAAAATAGGCAAGTAACGCAGATGTCCAAAAACTCAAGAACAACTGGGCTAATGTTTAATTTGTAAAGCCAGCTTGTTCAAAATCCTATAGGATTTCGTTTTGATCTTCCCACATGGAACTTGTTAtgcagaaagaaaaaaaaaatttggaaaaatgatgTAAGTTTCATCTATAAAAGCCTGAAATTCTTTGCCATTTTCCATCAGCATTCACCAATCTTTGAGAATTTCCAGGGTCCGAGTGTCTCCAATATGGCTTCAAAAACTCATGCAACGACTGCAATTGCTCTGATCACAATCAACCTCCTTTTCATCACTTTTGTAAGCTCTAATAACCTCCCATGCCCAACACCCCCACTCCcaccccttccccctcccccacCAAAAGACTCTAGCTACACTAGTACCCCTCCGAAGCCTTATTATCCAGAAACTCCCCCACCTCCAAAAGACTATAGCTATAACCGTCCTCCCCCCAAGACTGATCACCCCAAATCGCCTCCACCACCAAATGAATACAGCTACACTAGTCCTCCCAAGCCTTACAGCCCCATATCTCCTTCACCACCAAAGGATTATAGCTACACTACCAGTCCTCCAAAGACTTACAACCCCGCTCCACCCCCAGAAGACTACAGATACACCAGTCCTCCCAAGCCTTACTACCCAAAACCATCTCCACCACCTCATTACTATTATCCCAAGGAAACTTGCTCGATTGACATTCTCAAGTTTGGAACATGTGCCAACCCGTTGGACTTTTTGGTAACCAATGGTAAAGTTGGAACACCACCAGAAGCTCCAACTTGCTGCAGTCTGGTTGAGGGTCTTGATGATTTTGAAGCCGCTCTATGCCTGTGCACTGCCCTCAAAGGAAATGTCTTGGGATTTATATACGACATTTCTCTTAAGTTTAGCTTGCTCTGCAAGCACTGCCAAAGAGAGGTCCCATTTGGGTTCCAATGCGGATATTAAAACAAGCTCAATTACTTTTCTGCTGCTTCCTGTTTTCCAATTCTTTTAAGTTCttccctttatttatttctgtTACCATTTTTTGGGGAAGACTATTGCTTCTTGTTTGTTGATTATTTGATTTGGAGGAAACATCTAAGTTCTAACCTTCCTTCtcatgatttttttcttttgtttttccatcttaaaggATGTTATGCTATTTTTGTCTTCCGCTATTGTTCTTGCTTTTGATTTATCCTTTTTTTAAATCCTCGAATAAACTAACGTAACATATCGAAAAATTGCGCTTGTCTTCAGTGGCACGAAGTTATTCCCCTTTTCTAACCACGCCTCTCCCCAAGAGAATGGGTTTCTTTGGAGACGTGACTGTACTGCCTTTCTGGTCTCACGTCTTTGAGAAAGGGCGAAGCAATAGTTTAATACTCTAGTTTAGTTGGATGCGACATTTTCTCATCTTTCTTATGGGCCTATATCCCAATTGTCAGACAAGTAAATACACTACTGCTTTTCCATCTTCAGATGAATAATTTGTGTTCCACaaaaagttatttgaatttctGCTCCACATTCTTTAATCAGAATTATCATGTTCTGGTTTCTACCTTAGAGGAATTAGATTCCTGTCTTACAACATCGAATTAGCAGGAATCCCTGGACAAAATTTTGATCTACGTCACATACACTTTacaggggaaaaagaaaaaaaaaaaaacaaaagagaggAATGTGCTGGTATGACATTATAAAGAATTGACATATGCACATCGCTTCTTATGGTCTTCAAGGTTGTGAATGGAACAGCTCCGGCCCTCTTGGCAGTGGCGGCCGTCGACTCGTATGATTGTATATAAAATGCTCAGGCTGCTCATTTGGGCTATCTTGAACTCCAAGCATATCCCCATGTACACCCATCCCTACATATTGTTGCACCACCAGCACCGAAACCGTGGTAGCAAAATCTGATGACGCTAATAAATCCCCTATCGCACCAAGTTCGGGGCACTCACTCCAATCAGTAAGCCCCGCCGTTAATGGTGATACCGTGCCTTGTCCTCGTCCAATGATGAATAAATCATGAATGCTGTCTATAGATCTAATTGCTGCTACCGTTTCTTCACCATTTCTCACCACTCTTTCCGTGTAAACTATAGAATCATCATGCATTGTTCTGCTCCTGAACTGATTTATGTAATCCTCATCTAGTTGTTTTTCTCTATCATCATCTGTTACCACCGTTAATATTCCAGGAGCACTGGCTTCCCCTCTCCGCCCTGATGAGGATGACGGTTCAGCTGTTTCTTCCCCTGGAATAAACCGCATCACAGTTAGATTAATCCCTGGATGCTCACTCATCCTCCATGCATATGCCAAGGCTTCTCGATCATCCGGACCACCGAAGAATAGTATGGCAACATGGTGAGAAACCTGGCCTGCTGCTAACCTTGTGGAGCTGCTAAGGCCTCTGTCAACAAGAATACCAACTGAGCAAGGTGCATTGACTAAAACATTCTGATTGATAGTTCTAAAAGCTGGATTGGTTGATTCCATCCCTCCATCAACTGTTTGTTGCTTGTGAAAAGGGATTATAATGAATGCAGCCCTTTTATCCTCCGCTAAATTGCAGATGTCTTCATGCATCGTGGAGTAAGGAGAGATTGCTGTCAGAGGTTGGACTGAAACACAGCCAGCATGCTGCTCAAAATTTTCGAATGCGTTGATAATATGATCTGATTGTGCTTGAGCTCGATTGAGGGCTGGTCTGCCCGATTTTCGGCTGTTGTGGACAATTAGCATTGCTGATGCACGGCCTGAAAGTTCAACCAGGTGCAGGACATATATGCATATTGGAGATTTTTTGGTTGGGTGAGATGCCTCAAGGAGGTTGATTATTGTCGGGACATTTCTAGGAGTATGGACGCATACAAGTACTCGGAACTCACTGTCTGGTTTTGATCTCTGAACTGTTCTCTTCTTGTAGGGTGCAAACTTTCTTGCTGGCTTGTAAATTAGTGTAACAATTGGTATGATGATTGATGTTTTAACCACTGATATAATTACCATGATTGCAAAAGACTGGTCATCTAAGACCTGCACTCAGGTGTATGTAACCAGTTTAAGAAGCAATTTGCTACAAAAACATCGCAAATGACAGAAACAAGAAATTTGCTAATTTGGCTATTGAACTTTATCTTTTCTCATCCCTTGAATCCTAGATAAGTTTAAAATTACAGATATAAACTCTGGCGTCTTGGTCCAAGAACCTAATTGAACCGTTAAAAAAGGATAGAATGACTAACGCGATTGCTTCCGTGCTATAATTTCTCAGTTGTAGAAAGTGGCGACCATTTACTTTGCTTCTGCCAAGCAACGTGTTATGTTTTTCGCATCaggtcatgaaggaataagaaCAGTTAACATTACTTCATTGGTACTTATATTAGAGGGGTTCCACGTGTTGATTCGCTAAGTTATGAAAGGCTTGAAACAATCAAGATGTAGGGATACGTATGCATGTAGATGCAAATTCAATCGATGTAGGTGGTAATCAGCTAGAGAGAGTACCTTTTGGTCTTTGCCAACATTGAGGATGATTATTTCCACGAGGCCCTTAGTGTTCATGAGAAAGCCAAGAGTTAGACCTTCATAAAATGGCATCTTGTAGTAGAGAGCGACGAGAAGTGTGCCAGCAATTTTCCCAGCACAAGAAAGAACTATGACCAGAAAGAGAATACACCATGTTCCCACTCCTTTGATTGTACTAATTTCTGTCTTGAGCCCGCTAATAGCAAAGAAAAGAGGAAGCAGAAGTCCTGAAACGAAGTCCTCTAGCCTTTCTATAAGCGTTAAACCGATAGGTCCATTTGGGATAATTAGGCCAAACACAAATGCTCCAAAAACAGAATGTGTCCCAAGGGCATCAGTAATAAAACCACATATCATCACTCCAGTAAGAATTAGGCATATGAAGAAATCACTGATGGTTTCACCTTCTGGGGTTCGTCGTATCATCCATGAAATAAGAGGCCTAACTGCAAATATGCAGAAAAGCACAAAAGCAGAACTTGACAGGATCACCCAAACGGAAGCTAAGGACACGGATGCATTCTCTGCCAGGGCAATTGCAAAAGCTAATAAAATCCATGCACACATGTCGTTCACCAGGGCGGACGACATGGCGATTCTACCTATCTCCGTGTTAAGAAGTTTAAGCTCTGCTAGGACTCTCGCAAGCACTGGAAATGCAGTAACAGAAAGAGCAACTCCAAGAAATAGTATGAAAGTGCCCTGCTTCATGTACTGTGATTTCTGGTGCAACATAAGGGAAAATGAAGTACCAATAAGAAAAGGTAGTATCATGCCAGCGACAGCAATTGCCAAGGCCTTTTTCCCAGTACGACGGATCACGGCAAGGTCCATTTCTACTCCAACtaggaaaaggaaataaagaagACCTATATTTGCCATTGTCTCGAGCACCATCACACTTCTGAGGGGGAAAACTGCATTTGCGAATTTAGTGCTTTGTCCTAGTACCGATGGACCCAATATTATTCCACCCTGAAAATTAATGAGCAAAAGATTACTAAGTAATCGAATTAATCAGTGTTAAATGGACGCAGCCGCTTAGTTGCCTATAGAAAATAGAGAAAGAGGTAGCTACTTGGGATTGCATGACTGTAAAGCTGTGTCTTATGATATTTACACATGAACAAAGTTGTAGTGGAAGCAGTCGATGGAAGTAGGACTAAGATTACGACAATAACGCAGTTCAACTGCGGAACAGCTGTTCAGTAAATTATAATCCTTTTCCTTACTTTGGCAGAAAGTGAAACATGTTAGAAAATTGGATTTATAAGTATCTTACTTTCAGTTCCATAAAAGTTCAACAGGTGGAAAGTGATGCATATGTTACAACTCTTTCGAATTTGCTATTGCTTTGAGATATTATCTGATTGACGCATACGTTCAAATGGTACCCTTGATGGACCGAATACTTAGGTCTATGCAAACAGGTTTGGCTCGTTTTTGTTCGTTATCCAACAAGCTaatcaatcaactaccaattcagtaattgatcaaatttcagatCCATGTCAATCATCTGGAGTATACTGCATTTCTAAGTTGATCCAAAATTTCAttagaaacaaaatgattttgaccaaaaaaaaaaaaaaagaagcttacTTACAAGAATTTCAGAGATCACACGGGGCTGGCGAAGGGGTTTCAAGATGTAAACAAGAATACGAGTGACAACCACAACCAACGTTAATTGCAATATAAAGAGTGGTAGGGAATAGTCCAGTGGATTATCACCCTGCCAGATACCGTTTGTTGTTATCATCGTCGGTGCATAACAAACAATTGTCTCATCAGTTGAGTTTGCCGTTGTTGCTGCTTCGTCCGCCATTGTTTCCTTTGTTGTATCAAAACTATCAACCTATCCTTCTGAATAATCacaatttcttaaaattttataCACTTGAGAACGTAGGCAACTTTGTTGATTTGCATGGCTGCTACTTTCGTGGTTATGGATGTTACAACACCAAAAACATGTTGTTATTCAATTCAAATGATGAAAACATGCTCAGACACAAAAAATTTACATGAAAGAGAGGGATATAGAAGAGAAAATAATTAGTTTTTTTGGATGTTCCTTTGGTACTGGGGAgagaaagagggagagagaCAAGAAATTAGGTGTTTTCTTGTGGATACCCGGTCCATATGGCCGCTCTATCTTCTGCGGTCAAAACTTAATACTGTACTTCACTAAGAATGTAATGTGCCTATATTTAGAAAATTTGCTTGCTTGCAATTTCATGCTTTCTTCTTTGTCAGAAGAAGTAACCACTAACCACATGATGCGATGCAAGTAGATAACACTCAAATTGACTAATTTCCACCACATTTTCAGGATAGTTCCACGTATTTCAGGTCATTCTTCGTTTGAGAAAGAAGAAAACATTGAGAAAGTCATTCATGTTTACAGTCCAAGACAATATATGGTCAAATAAAACGGTTGTTGGCCAGTCCTGAAAACATGATACATTTATCTTCTTATGCGCACTAACCAGTAAGTAAACAGTAACTTTCACAAACGTAGGCAATGTCCATATTGGCCCTATTTTTTCCATTTCAATATGAGCCCATTTCTATTTTGGAGTTCCACTACATTTTTTTAATATGTTTTTGCTAGCCCTTCTATTTTGCTTGAGATAGTATTTTACGCACAATTTAGACTAAAAATTTCTCCTATATGTATCAGATAATTTAGAAAATTTGGTTTTCACCTGTTCAATGGTAAATTTAGTAGCGGATGTAgaatttttcttcctctctatTTGGGTGAGCAAAACACCGTTGGATTAAAGTGAGTCAGTGGAGCAACAAAGGATTTCTTATCGAAccttaatttttaaatgaaacttAAAAGTGACCTCCAAAGCCATACCAATATTCCTCTAAGGAAGAATAAGCATTTGTATGAAAAACTATTGTTCAATGTTAAGGGTGTGAACTATTTTAGTCATGGGGGGAAGAAAACACTTGCACTGCCAGTAGACTGCTATTTCATCAAATGGATCAAATTTCTCCCCCTAATTTGTCTGTTTCACATAGAGACGAGCATAAGCACATGATGAAGTAATGCATGAATCCGCAAACTAAGTTTTTAGTGATATTTGTTTAATTGCTCGATCTTTCTCTAAGATCAAAGAACCCTATGTTCTCTTCctcttatatttttcttcatgTTCTTTAATAGAAGATCAATCATCACGCATGATGCCAATCCAACTGAAACACGACCGATTCAGCGGAAATCCTGTATACAGACGGTAGATATATAGATCATACATGCATGATCCCTTTAAAATAGAAAGACATTTCATCTTTAAGGCAAATCATGGATTATAGAACTTAATCAATAATGTAATATACAATTTTTGGTCAACAATATTATCAGAGACGCTATCAGTATCCCCCTTCCGCCTGACTTCAAAattgagatgattttttttatatagctTTATTACTTTTTTTGACATATGAGCAGCAGGCAGCGACCATGCAATTGAAACTCCATTTTCTGGTCGCAAGGGGACTAGAATCCTCAATTCTGCACTTAACGCCAACTGGCCAACTTGGTCTATTATAATGGAATGGAAATACAGGAGAACTCATGCTCTGATGTATACAAATTTCAGAAAGATAGCTCACACCCTcaataataattttcaaggacacgatttttaccaaaaaaaaaaaaaaggaatagacCACGATCCCAGATAAATCCAACAATAGTCCTAAAAGCAGAACTTTGGTGAGAGGGGTCTATGATTTACTGAATTGGCCTCCACCATGAGAAATAGGGTAAAGCAAATATAGTAGTAGCAGCAGTAGAGGGTAGAGGATGGAATgaagcaagaaaacaagaaaagcagAGTCAGGATAGGAAAGCATCCAGCCAGCCAGCGGGGCTGTCCTGAAAATCCGTGCAAAAACTGACTTTATTCTGAAATAAGAGACTCCTCCACCTTCACGGATTCAATTCAGCCTGTCACGGATTAGCTATTGAAATTCGCGAAGGCCCAGCAACCCTCCAAATTCTCTATTTCTATCATCAGAGTTCAGTCCATCTCTTTGGAATCCTCCATCATATAGTACTAGTACAACCCTTTCCAACCATGGCTATGTGTTGTACGTACAAAAAAGCTGGAATGCACTCTCCTCCTCATCATTTCTGAGTCCACAGAATTATTCATGCATTCACGGGTTCGACATAAATTTGCGCTATAAAATCTTAGGATCATCACAACTTATCCCAAGACAAAACATtcagcaaggaaagaaagaaagaaagaataagGCGATCCTTTAGGAACCCGAAGCCATGGCTTCGCCAAAGGTTTCAGCTATGTTCTTCATCTGCATGTTTTTCATGCTGATTGCATTGCCACCTGCTTATGCCTGGGAAGACTGCGACTGTCCACCTTCTCACCCGCCTTACACCCGCCCTAGTCCGCCTAAAACTCCGAGGCAGCCACACCCTCCCAAAAGGCCTCATCCTCCATCAACTCCGCGGCCACACCCTCCCAGAGCTCCTCCGCTCCGTCCACCACCTACCAGACCACCTCCAAAAGTTTTACCGCCCATAATTAACCCTCCAGTTGTTGTTCCACCTATCATTAGGCCTCCACCGATAATCTCACCGCCGATCAACAACCCTCCCGGTATTATTCCACCTATCATTAAGCCTCCACCGATAATCTCACCGCCGATCACGCACCCTCCGGGTATCACTCCTCCTATTATAAGTCCTCCAATAATAAACCCTCCGGTGACTGTGCCACCGCCTCCCTCGGGAGGCGGCTACCCACCTTACACGCCTGCACCTCCTGGAGGAGGAGGTGGCGGTGGCGGAGGCGGAGGCGGAGGCGGAGGAAGAGGTGGTGGACCACCAGGTGTGTCCCCACCAGGCAATGCTACTTGCCCTATTAATGCGCTGAAGCTAGGGCTTTGTTTGGATGTGCTTGGTGGATTAATCCATGTTGGGATTGGGAATCCCGTGGAGAACGTATGTTGTCCGGTGCTTCAAGGGTTGCTTGAGCTAGAAGCAGCTATTTGTCTGTGTACTACTATCAGACTTAAGCTCCTTAACCTCAACATTTTCCTTCCTCTGGCTCTTCAAGTCCTAATAACTTGTGGGCTGACCCCACCCCCCGGTTTTGTATGTCCTCCACTTCCTTAACTGATTGTTGTGTTTTCTTGCTAATAAGTCCTCTATTTCCTAATTAGTCTTTGTTGTTATgtgtctctttttctttctctctttacTTCTCTTTTAATATTGGGCAAGAAGATTTTGTGTTGTTTCTATTTCTATTATCATTCTATGTAACTTGCTCGAGGAACCTCATTGTCTGTTTTGGTGATTTAAGATTCCCTTCTGCATTATACTACTTTCCCTTTCCTGCACAATATTATACTTGGAAGTTGATTGGAAAGGTAGCCCTAACATCAGAGCATACAATTGGGCTACAAAATATAGTTTGTTGTGAATCGGACATTCACTTTAGTCATGGTTCATATCAAAAACTGGGTTTAGTTCCAACATTCAGCTTGTAGATAATGAAAGTAATGTAAGCGGGTAGTGTTTGATGATTGAACTTTCTTAACGTAATTTTCTCATGCATACATAGACTGAGCTGCCACTGCAATTTTTTATTGATACTTCTTCCTAGCTAGATAATGTAGCTTTCCAATATGTCCATGCACCAAGTATAGTTTCCATAACATATCTCCGCACACAGTTGTAAAATTCGTTCCCATTCATGTAGGTGCACAATTTTGATTCAGAAAGTAGCCagatccccaaaaaaaaagaaaaaggcaaagaTCTGAGGTTATAATCAGCCAACGATGAGTTGAAAATAACAGCTACAGAAGTTATTGAGTGAGTGACGCACGATCGGAATTAATGTGAATGGATTGAGCCAAAGATGGCTCACGGGATTTTTTTTGGTGATTATAATGGTAGCAATTACTATATTGGAATTACAACAAGAGGGGACCGCAGATGCTAGCGAAATCAGGAGATATCCAAGCCACAACTGTGTGGTATTTTGTAATCCAGTGGGTGGCTATAGTGATATTCCTGGATGCTATGGTACACGAAAGTTAGTACGATGAGATTAGTTAAGGGCAATTAGTTTAGAATTGTCTTGacaaatggaaaaggaaaaaaggatcAAGAAAAAGACAATCACCAAAGTAGTTTAATACTAGTGGGTTACAGGATCCCTATTGATTTGATTACTATGGAATGgctatcaaaagagaaaatgacACCTAGCTAGCTTTTCTTCACTCATCATTAATTTAACTTCACTGCATGGGCAAACATGACTATATATGGGATTAGTTTTGTCATTATGGGATTAGTCTTAATGAAATTAGAGTTTTGTGTCAGGTCTTCCTAATATTAAACATTAAAACAATAACAAAGCCTTTCCATAACAATCAAACTTATGTAATAGTCCTTTCCATGTAGAAACAAAAACTTGCTCAAGACACCGACTAGATTTTCAAAGCCTTTCGATGTCAAGGAGACTGGAAAAGTAGTCAACGGATT from Coffea eugenioides isolate CCC68of chromosome 8, Ceug_1.0, whole genome shotgun sequence encodes the following:
- the LOC113779542 gene encoding 36.4 kDa proline-rich protein-like; this translates as MASPKVSAMFFICMFFMLIALPPAYAWEDCDCPPSHPPYTRPSPPKTPRQPHPPKRPHPPSTPRPHPPRAPPLRPPPTRPPPKVLPPIINPPVVVPPIIRPPPIISPPINNPPGIIPPIIKPPPIISPPITHPPGITPPIISPPIINPPVTVPPPPSGGGYPPYTPAPPGGGGGGGGGGGGGGGRGGGPPGVSPPGNATCPINALKLGLCLDVLGGLIHVGIGNPVENVCCPVLQGLLELEAAICLCTTIRLKLLNLNIFLPLALQVLITCGLTPPPGFVCPPLP
- the LOC113780853 gene encoding extensin-3-like; amino-acid sequence: MASKTHATTAIALITINLLFITFVSSNNLPCPTPPLPPLPPPPPKDSSYTSTPPKPYYPETPPPPKDYSYNRPPPKTDHPKSPPPPNEYSYTSPPKPYSPISPSPPKDYSYTTSPPKTYNPAPPPEDYRYTSPPKPYYPKPSPPPHYYYPKETCSIDILKFGTCANPLDFLVTNGKVGTPPEAPTCCSLVEGLDDFEAALCLCTALKGNVLGFIYDISLKFSLLCKHCQREVPFGFQCGY
- the LOC113780854 gene encoding cation/H(+) antiporter 15 translates to MADEAATTANSTDETIVCYAPTMITTNGIWQGDNPLDYSLPLFILQLTLVVVVTRILVYILKPLRQPRVISEILGGIILGPSVLGQSTKFANAVFPLRSVMVLETMANIGLLYFLFLVGVEMDLAVIRRTGKKALAIAVAGMILPFLIGTSFSLMLHQKSQYMKQGTFILFLGVALSVTAFPVLARVLAELKLLNTEIGRIAMSSALVNDMCAWILLAFAIALAENASVSLASVWVILSSSAFVLFCIFAVRPLISWMIRRTPEGETISDFFICLILTGVMICGFITDALGTHSVFGAFVFGLIIPNGPIGLTLIERLEDFVSGLLLPLFFAISGLKTEISTIKGVGTWCILFLVIVLSCAGKIAGTLLVALYYKMPFYEGLTLGFLMNTKGLVEIIILNVGKDQKVLDDQSFAIMVIISVVKTSIIIPIVTLIYKPARKFAPYKKRTVQRSKPDSEFRVLVCVHTPRNVPTIINLLEASHPTKKSPICIYVLHLVELSGRASAMLIVHNSRKSGRPALNRAQAQSDHIINAFENFEQHAGCVSVQPLTAISPYSTMHEDICNLAEDKRAAFIIIPFHKQQTVDGGMESTNPAFRTINQNVLVNAPCSVGILVDRGLSSSTRLAAGQVSHHVAILFFGGPDDREALAYAWRMSEHPGINLTVMRFIPGEETAEPSSSSGRRGEASAPGILTVVTDDDREKQLDEDYINQFRSRTMHDDSIVYTERVVRNGEETVAAIRSIDSIHDLFIIGRGQGTVSPLTAGLTDWSECPELGAIGDLLASSDFATTVSVLVVQQYVGMGVHGDMLGVQDSPNEQPEHFIYNHTSRRPPLPRGPELFHSQP